The genomic window TATTCAAAAGCTTCTTTAAAACGCATCTGCTGTAGATGAATATAATTTTCCAACGCTTCAATCTCTTCCTTTAGGGGAATTACATCTTCCCGGTTAAGTTCCAGTGTTGAGCGCATGACATGTGAAAAAGCCCTCAGATAGGCAGCAGCCTCCCGCTTGTCTCCACTGCAGATAAGCCCTTGCAAATTGGCAATGGAATTGTAAACAAAATGAGGATTCAGCTGCAGCTGCAGAACCCTTTGTTCTAATCTCAGTTTTTTGTTTTCTATCAACAGCTTTTCGTTCCTTTCCTGAAGCAGCTTACGGCGGTACCGGTTGTATAGATACAAACCAATCATACTGGTGATCACCAAACCACCCGCAAAAAACCACCGCTGTTGGGAGATGATTTTTCTATTCAACCGACCGGTGGCTTGTAAAGAGGCAATGGACTGGTCTTTCTTCTCGGTCTGAAATTGTGTTCTGAGTTCCTCAATCTTCTCAGCTTGTGCATTATCCACATTACGCCCGAAAATTCTAATGGAAGAATCCAAGGCCCAGGTTGCGTTTTTATAATCCCTTTCTTTTTGATATACTTCGGCAAGACTCTCATACACCCACAACAGATCGGTGTTTGGATGTTGCCTGGACCAGGTAATCGCTTCCTTGTAATAATGGATGGCAGAATCCATCTGCCCGTTGTATTCAAAACTTGTAGCCAGGTTATTGAAGGCATACATTTGCAGTATATCATGGGACTTTAGATAATTGAACAAAAGACGGCTATTTTCTACCGCTTTCCCGAACTGACCCTCACTTGAAGAGATCTGCGACTCATAATCATAGGTACGCATCAGGGCTAAGCTGTCCCCTATATCCTGAGCCAGTGTACGAGCGCTGTCCAAATATCGACGCATAGCCTCTTTTTTACCAGTACTAAAGGCCAGCATACAAGATATATCAAAGTACCGCTGACGGATTATTGGGCTGTAACGAAGGGGATGATGAGCAAAATACAAATTCGTGTATTCAATACATGGCCCGATATTTCTTTGTGTATAATATGATTTGGCTAAAAGATCATAGAGCCTATATAGGAAAATGCTTCTGTGTTTTTCAGCCTTCCTGATAGCATGTAAAATTCCTGTGACGGTCTCCGAATTAACTACCCTGCCATTCCCCATACCAGCATCAAATAACAGAAATTGCTTCAATACTGCCAGATCGTTTTCTGATGTATCAGCAACCATCTGTCTGTAATGATAAAGTGCAGAATCGTTATATTCTGATAGCTCTAATTCCCTACCCTTGAAATAATGATAATATGGATTGCCCGTATCACCGGATCGTTGGAGCTTGAGCAGTTCTTGCTTGACCAAAGCATTACGTTCTTCTTTATCAAGGGTATCTTCCGAGAGGATTAAAGGCAGGTAGTACCGGGACCCTTTGTTGGAGAAACCGTTAGACGAATTTGAATTAGAACCGGCTTGCTTCTGACAGGAAGTGCCAACGAAAAAAAGAATGAATATTTGGAGTACAAAGGGCTTACAATACCTGAACATACCATTGAGCTTTGCAAATGGTGAAGAAATAGGATTTTTATTTTATCTATTGTTCTTCTTCAAATGGACTGCCTCTAAGATTCCGGCAGAAGTATTTCCATGCCTGAGAGTATCGCATTGAGGGGTAAAGGTATTTATATGTATACACGGTTATCTGATGCAAAACAATATACCTTTTTTGGCCGAGTATTTCATGGTAAAAATGGGCTATTTCATAGTGTTTTTAGACATCGGTTTCGCCCGTGTTAAATTAGTGACCATCATCAAGAAGCATGTTGTATTCAACCCCCTTTTTCTTATATAGACCTGTATTCTGGTTAATCAAAAAAGGACTTCGCTTTACACGAAGTCCCCGATGTTAAAATCCATCAAATCACTTTTCCGCACATTGGATGAACCGGAATCCGCACCCTCAGAAAGTCTGTTGTCTAACAATTCTGCCATTCTCTTAGAAGCTCCTTCCATTGAATTTTCTAAAAGGCTGAATAATTCGGTTCCCTGAATCTTGTGAACTATCCTGACCGCTATATCTTTGTCGGATGCTTCCAGCACGTCCTGCTGAATGATCATCCCCACGGCACTGAGTTCTTCAAAGGTCACGCCTGTCGCAAAACCGTTTTCGCCTTCGAAAATTCCATATCCACTCCATTCTTCTTCCTCTTCTTGTAAGTCGACGCCTTCGTCGTATACATTATCCGGTTCTTCCTGCGGAATTTGAATATCGACGCCCTCCCCGTCGATTTCTGAACTAAAATTATTGACTTCCGGCTCAGTATCTTCATGATGGCTTTGTACAGTTGGCTTTGGCACCAGCTGGCGGGATACTGCACCGATTTCACCCATAATATCTAGTTCTACCACAGGGGGTTTCTCAGGATCTTTCTTCTTATTCAGTCTCTTCCTAAAAGTGACATTGTTTTCCAACAACAGAATAATAACAATCACTAGGCATATCAGAATCAGTGTTTCCATAGCTAAAAAATAGGCTTGATCTTACTGTTGTAATCTCTTATGATTTCCTGTTTAAACATTTCAAAATGCTTCACTAAGATATTATCCAGATAAGCGTACAAAGGGATTTTATCACCTCCGATGACATATGCAATACGCGACAGACGCTCATGAAATTCAGGACGGACATAAATTGATTTATCACCCCTTTTCTTCATCGAATCCTTTTGTAAAAACATTTCTTCGTAGCTCTGCAATTCACTGGTACCGCTTTTCTCAAAAGCCTGTACATTTTTTTTTGTATTATCTTCCATAATATTTTTATAATATTGGTTTATACTTATTGTTAAAACTTCCTGTGATCTGATCTCCAAATTCCTGAAAATGGTATTCCAATACATTATTCAGATAGGCATAAATCGTGATCTTATCTTCACCGATCACCTGAACAATGCGGGTAAGCTTTTCATGGAAATCGGGATGTATATAGACCGATTTGCCATCACGGGCATTGGTTTCGGCTTTTTTGAAAAATATTTTCTCGTAGTCCCCATCACCTCCTTTCTTCCCGCGTCCCCTTTCTTTGCCTGCAGGCTTTTCCGGAACTTGTTCGGCCGGTATTTCACCTGGCTGCTGCATACCTTCTTTTTTTACTCCATCAGCCATCATCGACATCATCATCTGTTCATCGATTTCCGGGATTATTTTTTTCCTCACTTCTCTCTCCATAGCACTATAATTGAATTGTTCTTAAAAACAGGTTCATAAACTGATCCAGCCGGCAGCCTTTCATCAGCTTTTCATCGGGCGGTAGCAAGGTTGACCGGAATACAGCTTTAGCATCACCTTCACTTTCCTTTCGGAAACGCATGCTGCTGGTAATTTTACACGACATCAGAGTTAATCCCAGTTCCTCAATGAGTTTATCATAAACATCATATAAAGGAGAACGTTCCCGTCCATCAACCTGGTTCCAGAACAGGTTGATCGACTTAAGAGAAGTGTCTCCCTTTTTCATAACAACATCCTGCATCAGCTGGGTGAAAACTAGGGTACTTTCCATGACCACACGGTCTGCGGTAATGGGCGTAAAAATGTGATTCATTCCCGCCAGGGTCTGTAGGATTCCCGGTGTATTAACTGTTCCTGGTAAATCAAAAAAGATTACATCAATAGGAACAGCTGATGATTCCATAAAATCATAAGCGCTCTCCAATACTCCTTCAGCTTTATGCTGCATGATCGGATAGGCCTTCTTGTTAATGGTTGTAAACTGCTTGTAAGCAATTCTTTTCAGTGCTTCATTTTCCATCACCGAAGCCAGATCACGGCTTCGCATTTTCATAATGCTGTGCTGGGGAAAGTCACAGTCATAGACGGCCACATTGTAACCAAGCCTGTAATGCAGGGTACTTGCGGCTAATGCCGTGAATACACTTTTGCCTACGCCTCCCTTCTGAGACGAAAAAGCAACAAATACTGTTTTGTGTTCTCTTGTCATTGTTGTGATTACTTTTAAATATGTATTTATGTATGTTTATTTATCCATACCCATGTATATCCATGCTTCTGTGTGCTGAGCACTATGTAAGGATCTATGTTTCCAATTCTGTACAGCATTATGCATCTACCTATAGCTAAACATTTTCATCTACATAACTGCATACTGCTCCATCTTCGGATGTATCCTTCCACATACCCAATTAGGTGCTCACATCTATACCCATGTACTCCAATACTGTCATCCATATTCATTCACCTGCATACCTTTGCGCAACTGAATGTATTTTTCTCCATACTTCGATAGATGCTTACACTTAAAGCCAAGTACTTAAATACCTGTATTCATATTTATTCATATGCATACCCCTGAACTTCTGTCTGTATCTGAATAATGTAATAACCATATATAGCCGTAAGCAGAAATGTTCGTCCATACATGTGTATATCTGTTTGCCGATACAAAGGAGATAATTATTTGATTAGGTTGTTGCCGTGTGGAAGTGCTTGGAACTCAGGTGTAATGTTTGGCATTATGAGGTACAATGACCCGCTCAACATTTCGCTTTTACTTTGTGATATAGTAACATGAAGGGGTGTATGGATAAGGAGGGAGGTATACTACAAAACAGAAGCGACGGCCATAGGCCGTTTTCCCTGCTTACTATAATCCGTCCCGAAGGGCGGATTTTAATGGACACCCGTCCATAGCAAGTTGTGTTCTGAGCTGCTCCAAATTCTTTCCGCAGCTCAGAACCACTTGCCTTGCCGGGGGCTGAAAATCCCTCCGAAGTCGGGATTTATTAGCATATTAAAAAGGATAAAAGATGATGCAAGACAACAGGAAAAAAGAAAAGAAAGGCGGGCGTAAGCCAAAGAATGATCCGGCGAAATTCCGTTATTCCATATCATTGAATGCTGAGGAACACGCCCGTTTTCTTTCTCTTTTTGAAAAATCGGGAATGAAAGTAAAAGCACATTTTATTACGGCATGTATCTTCCAAAAGCCCATTAAGACCATCAAAGTTGATAAAGGAGTAATGGATTATTATATGAGACTGACCAATTTATATGGTCAATTTCGGGCGGTTGGAGTCAATTACAACCAGATTGTCAAGCTCTTGTACCGTCATTTCTCCGAGAAAAAAGCCGCTGCATTTCTCTTTAAACTGGAAAAGCAGACCATAGAAATGGCAGCATTATGCAAAGAAATCATCCGGTTGACCCAGGAATTTGAAGCAAAAAATATGAAAAAGGAAGACTAAAATGATTGCGAAAATTGGCAGGGGAGAGAGCTTATATGGAGCGCTTTCGTACAATCACGTTAAAGTGCAGCAGGAAAACGGACAGGTACTCTTTACCCATAACATGATGGAAACTCCTGACGGGAACTATTCTGTTTCCCAGTTATCCCGTTCATTTGAACCTTATCTTATCGCCAACCGCAACACAGAAAAACCGGTGCTGCATATTTCCCTTAATCCTGATCCAAAAGATCAGGTCAGTGATGAAAAATACAAAATGATGGCACAACAGTATATGCGGGAAATGGGCTACGGCAACCAGCCCTTTGTCGTATTCAAACATACGGATATTGAACGTACTCATATTCATATTGTATCGGTATGTGTAGATGAAGATGGAAAGAAAATTTCAGATAAGTTTGAAAAAAGACGCTCCATGAAAGTGTGTCGGGATATGGAACAAAAATACGGACTGATCCCTGCTATCGGGAAAGAGGAGCCGGAGACCCGTGTACTATTTCGTCCGGTAGATTATACAGAAGGAAATCTTAAAAGTCAGATGGCATCGGTTCTGAGGCATCTGCCTGAGTACTACCGTTTCCAAACCTTAGGGGAATATAATGCCCTTCTTTCTCTATTCAATATTACTACGGAAAAGGTGGAAGGTGAGCTGCATGGAAAACCTAAACACGGACTCATCTACTCTGCCTTGGATGAAAACGGTAAAAAGTCGGGGCCTCCTTTCAAAGCTTCTTTATTTGGTATAATCGCCGGATTAGAGACGTTGGAAAAGCATTTTTCAAAGTCAAAGGAATCCCTTAAGGACAGTGAAGCTAAACTCCTTATCAGCAATGCCATTGCTTTGGCAATGAAGTCTTCAGTTGGTGAACTGGATTTTAAGGAATTATTAGCAAGCCAAGGTATTAATGCTGTGATCCGGCGCAATGATGCCGGAAGAGTTTATGGAATGACCTTCATTGATCATAACTCTAAAACAGTATGGAATGGTTCACGATTTGGAAAGGAATTTTCTGCCAACATATTTAATGACCTCTGGCAGAACGGAGTTAAATCGGAGATGGATAATCCGCACGGCACCTCCGCTTTATTACCAACTCTATCAGGCGATTTTCTTCCCGCCGAAAAGCCTCATGACCTTTTCGGTTTTCTGGAAACTATAGGTTTGGAAGCCGTTTATGATATTTCAGGATTCATAGAAACCACCGGTTCCCTTTTCCCCAATACACATGGTGAGAATTATGAGGAATTTGCTTTTCAAAAACAGATGAAAAAAAAGAAACGCAAAAAAAGATTGTAATTATTAATCTCTAAAACAAACGATTATTCTTTTACCTCACCCCAGAAGTACTTTTCCCATCGTTTTGAGGATTGAATAACCCTATCAATAATTTCAAAATTGAGAGGTTGCCTACGTAAATTTTCATCAATAATTACCAAATCCTTTGTACGGAACAACCATAAAAGTTCAAATAAAACTTCTACATATGAAACACCGAAGTCAATTCTAAGTTTTACCGAATCTATATAGTTATCATCATCGAAACATACCTCCAAGCAACTGGATTCCTGATCACCATATAAATCTCTCTGCTGATCCCAGGATCTTCTTTTTTTTAGAATCTTATCTACTTCAGCAAAAAGACTTTTGTGCTTATAACTATAGATCCAGAAAGGCTCTGCATTGAAATATTTTTCTTCTATAAACTGATTTGCGACTGCTAAATCCTCGAAACTTTGTCTTTCAATAACATGAAATTCATATTGATGTTCTGATGGCATTATTATTTTGCTTAAAAAATCGGTGATGAAATTTACAATAAAAGTAGTAACCGTACGTGAACGTAATTTGAATTTAATCCTTTGGGTATAATATAATTACTTATCTCTCTCAGATTATCCTTTCATTTACAATAATCTTCTATTATGACAATGGCAGCCAATCCCCGTCAAAAAACACCTCCATGAAGGAAACCCATAATGACCT from Chryseobacterium wanjuense includes these protein-coding regions:
- a CDS encoding ParA family protein, producing the protein MTREHKTVFVAFSSQKGGVGKSVFTALAASTLHYRLGYNVAVYDCDFPQHSIMKMRSRDLASVMENEALKRIAYKQFTTINKKAYPIMQHKAEGVLESAYDFMESSAVPIDVIFFDLPGTVNTPGILQTLAGMNHIFTPITADRVVMESTLVFTQLMQDVVMKKGDTSLKSINLFWNQVDGRERSPLYDVYDKLIEELGLTLMSCKITSSMRFRKESEGDAKAVFRSTLLPPDEKLMKGCRLDQFMNLFLRTIQL
- the mobB gene encoding conjugal transfer protein MobB, translated to MIAKIGRGESLYGALSYNHVKVQQENGQVLFTHNMMETPDGNYSVSQLSRSFEPYLIANRNTEKPVLHISLNPDPKDQVSDEKYKMMAQQYMREMGYGNQPFVVFKHTDIERTHIHIVSVCVDEDGKKISDKFEKRRSMKVCRDMEQKYGLIPAIGKEEPETRVLFRPVDYTEGNLKSQMASVLRHLPEYYRFQTLGEYNALLSLFNITTEKVEGELHGKPKHGLIYSALDENGKKSGPPFKASLFGIIAGLETLEKHFSKSKESLKDSEAKLLISNAIALAMKSSVGELDFKELLASQGINAVIRRNDAGRVYGMTFIDHNSKTVWNGSRFGKEFSANIFNDLWQNGVKSEMDNPHGTSALLPTLSGDFLPAEKPHDLFGFLETIGLEAVYDISGFIETTGSLFPNTHGENYEEFAFQKQMKKKKRKKRL
- a CDS encoding sensor histidine kinase, producing MGNGRVVNSETVTGILHAIRKAEKHRSIFLYRLYDLLAKSYYTQRNIGPCIEYTNLYFAHHPLRYSPIIRQRYFDISCMLAFSTGKKEAMRRYLDSARTLAQDIGDSLALMRTYDYESQISSSEGQFGKAVENSRLLFNYLKSHDILQMYAFNNLATSFEYNGQMDSAIHYYKEAITWSRQHPNTDLLWVYESLAEVYQKERDYKNATWALDSSIRIFGRNVDNAQAEKIEELRTQFQTEKKDQSIASLQATGRLNRKIISQQRWFFAGGLVITSMIGLYLYNRYRRKLLQERNEKLLIENKKLRLEQRVLQLQLNPHFVYNSIANLQGLICSGDKREAAAYLRAFSHVMRSTLELNREDVIPLKEEIEALENYIHLQQMRFKEAFEYIIETGDIAMEAVLIPPMLLQPFVENAIEHGFRNIDYKGNLRLSFIQKEDQLHISIYNNGTGVEKAGTSLKKSLSQSIIKERLDTLFNQEKRLAYFEARPEIMENGKGYLVNLYLPLLQS
- a CDS encoding conjugal transfer protein TraD; the encoded protein is MPKPTVQSHHEDTEPEVNNFSSEIDGEGVDIQIPQEEPDNVYDEGVDLQEEEEEWSGYGIFEGENGFATGVTFEELSAVGMIIQQDVLEASDKDIAVRIVHKIQGTELFSLLENSMEGASKRMAELLDNRLSEGADSGSSNVRKSDLMDFNIGDFV
- a CDS encoding DUF3408 domain-containing protein, translated to MEDNTKKNVQAFEKSGTSELQSYEEMFLQKDSMKKRGDKSIYVRPEFHERLSRIAYVIGGDKIPLYAYLDNILVKHFEMFKQEIIRDYNSKIKPIF
- a CDS encoding DUF3408 domain-containing protein; translated protein: MEREVRKKIIPEIDEQMMMSMMADGVKKEGMQQPGEIPAEQVPEKPAGKERGRGKKGGDGDYEKIFFKKAETNARDGKSVYIHPDFHEKLTRIVQVIGEDKITIYAYLNNVLEYHFQEFGDQITGSFNNKYKPIL
- the mobA gene encoding conjugal transfer protein MobA translates to MMQDNRKKEKKGGRKPKNDPAKFRYSISLNAEEHARFLSLFEKSGMKVKAHFITACIFQKPIKTIKVDKGVMDYYMRLTNLYGQFRAVGVNYNQIVKLLYRHFSEKKAAAFLFKLEKQTIEMAALCKEIIRLTQEFEAKNMKKED